A window from Drosophila nasuta strain 15112-1781.00 chromosome 3, ASM2355853v1, whole genome shotgun sequence encodes these proteins:
- the LOC132793468 gene encoding protein hunchback isoform X2 yields MAEALSTAASSMELALKDPNVGVGGLIVDMTPTTAALLHHNALALRSLKEVASSASASASESEQPEPAEPTNLSTAGGGPHSPPMTFRCERCDNFETSSRATLLLHVVQCLAGQAAAAAAAVAAAGRLKSEEHDEPENMSVSHMDTTSNNNGSSNNNNKGSNEGGSSSSASSSPAGNGSASSASGSATSANGSASRKVFECDVCNMKFSNGANMRRHKMRHTGVKPYECRVCQKRFFRKDHLAEHFTTHTKTLPYHCPICNRGFQRQIAMRAHFQNEHVGQHDLVKTCPLCSYRAGSMKSLRIHFFNRHGIDLDNPGPGGTSSLLLALESQASAAAAAAAASYVSQPLSQQQQQQQQQSPQQVVQQAPPPPPASHQSDSGESMRSLENATPPMHFLTPHVEISTLNENGNTELFNGNNNNNNNSHTSNNNNNIELDSKDKEHALLLQTPVVLGAPQELPMDCNTKATPISSSTASTASSLKSHHLHPHSHHHHHHHENHITPSISLIPIKQEPLLDEADKKESLNGNDSDSEHASNNNNNNSISNNNNRITSLIKVSPLKSLLREDLKRRICAKANNRITRNATPLEHEMQQNMMNGSNAGGTGTSPVGGNGASNASTSPNGANHHNGSASATPICNGTITSTGQETEMLLNRKQILTCHFCGIEFPDETLYFLHKGCHCESNPWKCNICGEQLNNVYEFNSHLLSKSHQ; encoded by the exons ATGGCCGAAGCTTTAAGCACAGCAGCCAGTAGCATGGAGCTGGCGCTCAAGGATCCAAACGTGGGCGTGGGCGGTTTGATCGTGGACATGACACCGACAACAGCGGCGCTGTTGCATCACAATGCGCTGGCGTTGCGCAGCCTGAAAGAGGTGGCGAGCTCTGCATCTGCGTCCGCATCGGAATCCGAGCAGCCGGAGCCGGCGGAGCCAACGAACCTGAGCACAGCTGGGGGTGGACCGCATTCGCCGCCGATGACATTCCGTTGTGAGCGTTGCGACAACTTTGAGACTAGTTCGCGCGCGACGCTGTTGTTGCATGTGGTGCAATGTCTGGCGGGgcaggcggcagcagcggccgCTGCGGTGGCCGCTGCGGGGCGACTGAAGAGCGAGGAGCACGACGAACCCGAGAACATGAGCGTGAGTCACATGGACACAACCAGCAACAataacggcagcagcaacaacaacaacaaaggctCCAACGAAGGCGGCTCCAGTTCGTCGGCCAGCTCGTCGCCTGCGGGCAATGGCAGCGCCTCAAGCGCAAGTGGCAGCGCCACAAGCGCAAATGGCAGCGCCTCGCGCAAAGTGTTCGAGTGCGATGTGTGCAATATGAAGTTCTCGAACGGCGCCAACATGCGACGACACAAAATGCGCCACACGGGCGTCAAACCCTACGAGTGCCGCGTCTGCCAGAAGCGCTTTTTTCGCAAGGACCATCTGGCCGAGCACTTTACGACGCACACGAAAACGCTGCCCTATCATTGCCCCATCTGCAATCGCGGCTTCCAGCGTCAGATTGCGATGCGTGCGCACTTCCAGAACGAGCACGTCGGCCAGCACGATCTGGTGAAGACTTGTCCGCTGTGCAGCTATCGTGCCGGTTCGATGAAATCGCTGCGCATTCACTTCTTCAATCGTCATGGCATCGATCTCGATAATCCAGGTCCGGGTGGCACTTCCTCGTTGCTGCTCGCCCTCGAGTCGCAGGCTTCGGCCgctgcagcggcagctgccGCCAGCTATGTGTCACAGCCTCtgtcacagcagcagcaacagcaacaacaacagtcgcCACAGCAGGTTGTGCAACAagcgccgccgccgccgccagcgAGTCATCAGAGCGACAGCGGCGAATCGATGCGTTCGCTGGAGAATGCGACGCCACCGATGCACTTCCTCACGCCGCACGTCGAGATCTCTACGCTCAATGAGAACGGCAACACGGAGCTATTCAAT ggcaacaacaacaacaataacaatagccacacgagcaacaacaacaacaacatcgagcTGGACTCGAAGGACAAGGAACatgcgttgctgctgcagacACCCGTTGTGCTGGGCGCTCCACAGGAACTGCCCATGGATTGCAATACGAAGGCGACGCCAATCTCGTCCAGTACTGCGAGCACAGCGAGCAGCCTGAAGAGTCATCATCTACATCCGCATTCGCAccatcatcaccatcaccatGAGAATCACATTACGCCCTCCATCAGTCTGATACCCATCAAGCAG GAGCCACTGCTGGATGAGGCGGACAAGAAGGAGTCGCTCAATGGCAATGACAGTGACTCGGAGCATGCctccaacaataacaataacaacagcatcagcaacaacaacaacagaatcaCCTCACTGATCAAG GTTTCGCCACTGAAATCGCTGCTGCGCGAGGACTTAAAGCGTCGAATCTGCGCCAAGGCGAACAATCGGATTACCCGCAATGCGACACCGTTGGAGCACGAGATGCAGCAGAACATGATGAACGGCAGCAACGCAGGCGGCACTGGGACATCACCGGTCGGTGGCAATGGAGCAAGCAATGCCAGCACCTCGCCCAATGGAGCCAATCATCACAATGGCAGCGCGTCGGCGACGCCCATTTGCAACGGGACGATCACGTCGACGGGCCAGGAGACGGAGATGCTGTTGAATCGCAAACAGATCTTGACGTGCCACTTTTGTGGCATCGAGTTCCCCGACGAGACGCTCTACTTTTTGCACAAGGGTTGCCACTGCGAGAGCAATCCGTGGAAGTGCAACATCTGCGGTGAGCAGCTCAACAATGTCTACGAGTTCAACTCGCATCTGCTGAGCAAGAGTCATCAATAG
- the LOC132793468 gene encoding protein hunchback isoform X1 gives MAEALSTAASSMELALKDPNVGVGGLIVDMTPTTAALLHHNALALRSLKEVASSASASASESEQPEPAEPTNLSTAGGGPHSPPMTFRCERCDNFETSSRATLLLHVVQCLAGQAAAAAAAVAAAGRLKSEEHDEPENMSVSHMDTTSNNNGSSNNNNKGSNEGGSSSSASSSPAGNGSASSASGSATSANGSASRKVFECDVCNMKFSNGANMRRHKMRHTGVKPYECRVCQKRFFRKDHLAEHFTTHTKTLPYHCPICNRGFQRQIAMRAHFQNEHVGQHDLVKTCPLCSYRAGSMKSLRIHFFNRHGIDLDNPGPGGTSSLLLALESQASAAAAAAAASYVSQPLSQQQQQQQQQSPQQVVQQAPPPPPASHQSDSGESMRSLENATPPMHFLTPHVEISTLNENGNTELFNLICVLRESALQGNNNNNNNSHTSNNNNNIELDSKDKEHALLLQTPVVLGAPQELPMDCNTKATPISSSTASTASSLKSHHLHPHSHHHHHHHENHITPSISLIPIKQEPLLDEADKKESLNGNDSDSEHASNNNNNNSISNNNNRITSLIKVSPLKSLLREDLKRRICAKANNRITRNATPLEHEMQQNMMNGSNAGGTGTSPVGGNGASNASTSPNGANHHNGSASATPICNGTITSTGQETEMLLNRKQILTCHFCGIEFPDETLYFLHKGCHCESNPWKCNICGEQLNNVYEFNSHLLSKSHQ, from the exons ATGGCCGAAGCTTTAAGCACAGCAGCCAGTAGCATGGAGCTGGCGCTCAAGGATCCAAACGTGGGCGTGGGCGGTTTGATCGTGGACATGACACCGACAACAGCGGCGCTGTTGCATCACAATGCGCTGGCGTTGCGCAGCCTGAAAGAGGTGGCGAGCTCTGCATCTGCGTCCGCATCGGAATCCGAGCAGCCGGAGCCGGCGGAGCCAACGAACCTGAGCACAGCTGGGGGTGGACCGCATTCGCCGCCGATGACATTCCGTTGTGAGCGTTGCGACAACTTTGAGACTAGTTCGCGCGCGACGCTGTTGTTGCATGTGGTGCAATGTCTGGCGGGgcaggcggcagcagcggccgCTGCGGTGGCCGCTGCGGGGCGACTGAAGAGCGAGGAGCACGACGAACCCGAGAACATGAGCGTGAGTCACATGGACACAACCAGCAACAataacggcagcagcaacaacaacaacaaaggctCCAACGAAGGCGGCTCCAGTTCGTCGGCCAGCTCGTCGCCTGCGGGCAATGGCAGCGCCTCAAGCGCAAGTGGCAGCGCCACAAGCGCAAATGGCAGCGCCTCGCGCAAAGTGTTCGAGTGCGATGTGTGCAATATGAAGTTCTCGAACGGCGCCAACATGCGACGACACAAAATGCGCCACACGGGCGTCAAACCCTACGAGTGCCGCGTCTGCCAGAAGCGCTTTTTTCGCAAGGACCATCTGGCCGAGCACTTTACGACGCACACGAAAACGCTGCCCTATCATTGCCCCATCTGCAATCGCGGCTTCCAGCGTCAGATTGCGATGCGTGCGCACTTCCAGAACGAGCACGTCGGCCAGCACGATCTGGTGAAGACTTGTCCGCTGTGCAGCTATCGTGCCGGTTCGATGAAATCGCTGCGCATTCACTTCTTCAATCGTCATGGCATCGATCTCGATAATCCAGGTCCGGGTGGCACTTCCTCGTTGCTGCTCGCCCTCGAGTCGCAGGCTTCGGCCgctgcagcggcagctgccGCCAGCTATGTGTCACAGCCTCtgtcacagcagcagcaacagcaacaacaacagtcgcCACAGCAGGTTGTGCAACAagcgccgccgccgccgccagcgAGTCATCAGAGCGACAGCGGCGAATCGATGCGTTCGCTGGAGAATGCGACGCCACCGATGCACTTCCTCACGCCGCACGTCGAGATCTCTACGCTCAATGAGAACGGCAACACGGAGCTATTCAAT CTGATTTGCGTCTTGCGTGAATCTGCTTTacagggcaacaacaacaacaataacaatagccacacgagcaacaacaacaacaacatcgagcTGGACTCGAAGGACAAGGAACatgcgttgctgctgcagacACCCGTTGTGCTGGGCGCTCCACAGGAACTGCCCATGGATTGCAATACGAAGGCGACGCCAATCTCGTCCAGTACTGCGAGCACAGCGAGCAGCCTGAAGAGTCATCATCTACATCCGCATTCGCAccatcatcaccatcaccatGAGAATCACATTACGCCCTCCATCAGTCTGATACCCATCAAGCAG GAGCCACTGCTGGATGAGGCGGACAAGAAGGAGTCGCTCAATGGCAATGACAGTGACTCGGAGCATGCctccaacaataacaataacaacagcatcagcaacaacaacaacagaatcaCCTCACTGATCAAG GTTTCGCCACTGAAATCGCTGCTGCGCGAGGACTTAAAGCGTCGAATCTGCGCCAAGGCGAACAATCGGATTACCCGCAATGCGACACCGTTGGAGCACGAGATGCAGCAGAACATGATGAACGGCAGCAACGCAGGCGGCACTGGGACATCACCGGTCGGTGGCAATGGAGCAAGCAATGCCAGCACCTCGCCCAATGGAGCCAATCATCACAATGGCAGCGCGTCGGCGACGCCCATTTGCAACGGGACGATCACGTCGACGGGCCAGGAGACGGAGATGCTGTTGAATCGCAAACAGATCTTGACGTGCCACTTTTGTGGCATCGAGTTCCCCGACGAGACGCTCTACTTTTTGCACAAGGGTTGCCACTGCGAGAGCAATCCGTGGAAGTGCAACATCTGCGGTGAGCAGCTCAACAATGTCTACGAGTTCAACTCGCATCTGCTGAGCAAGAGTCATCAATAG